In the genome of Mesorhizobium sp. NBSH29, the window CGCCTTCGTAGTCGCCCTCATTGGCGATCACGATACGATCATTATCGAGCCACTTTACCGCATCCGGCTCCCGCTTCACATTCTCCATTTTACTGGAAAATTTCAACGCACCGTCTTTTTTGGTGTCGACATTGTCCAGCGAGACCGCACCCGCCGAAAAATGGCTGAGCACTTTTCCAGTCGCGGCATCAACGATGGCGATATGGTTGTTTTCCTGCATGGTCACCGCGATCTCGTTGGCGTCGTTAAACGCCACGAACTCCGGCTCCACATCGTCCGGCGAAACCTCAGGCAGACCGGTCAGCTCAACCGTCTTGATGGATGCGCAATCGACGGACCCTTCAGTCACCGGAATGATCTTCAGATTACCCGTAGGCAATTGCGGCAACGCACCGTCGTTCAAATCCTCATCGCGCTCATTCTCGATGGCAATCGCGAGATACGTGCCGTCCTTGCTATGTGCAATGGAATCCGGCTGGCCACCCAGGTCACAGCTGAGCTCAATCTTTCTGGATGCCAGGTCGATCACGACCAGCTTGCCCGATGGCGCAGTGTAGCTTTCAGACGTGTTCACCCCTGCAAAAACCTTACCGCCGAGAATAGTGACGGAGGTAGGCTCCCCCTCGATTTTCACGCTGCCGCCCGGCTTCGGCGCCTTGGGGTCAGTCAGGTCGATGAAGCCGATCGCTCCAAGCGGGCTGTCGGAATAGACCAGCGTCATACCATCTTCGCTGGCGTCAATAATCTCGGAGGAGGTAAGCTGCGCCTTGTTGGCATCCTCTGGCAGGTTGTGGGCTACGGGAAAGCTGGCGATGCGGTTGAACATCGGGTCGGCCACGGCCGGAACAGCCACGGAAGCTGCCAGTGCTGCAGACAAGGCAGCGGTGTGTAGTTTCAACATGTCAGAAAACCCCTTTGGCGATACGAGGGCCATGCCATGGGGCTTGCGTGTTTCACGCCGATGACACTGACATGACAGTTTCGCGACGATCATGCCTCGTCCACAGGCAAACATTCTTGCCCCTATGGCCGAACAACGCTATATACGCCTCGATTTCCCATTTTTGGTGGCTTCTAAACCACCGCCCGCGCGGGAACGCGGGCGAACGAGAAGGATATTCTGATGGCCAATGCGCTGCTCATGCCCAAGGCGACCGCCGTATGGCTGGTCGACAACACCGGTTTAACGTTCGAGCAAATCGCCCAGTTCTGTACGCTGCACCCGCTCGAAGTGAGCGCCATTGCCGACGGTGAATCCGCGCAGGGCATCAAGGGTATGGACCCGGTCATGACCGGCCAGCTGACCCGCGATGAGATTGCCCGGGGTGAAAAAGACGCCACCCACCGGCTGAAACTTTCGGAGCCCAAGGTGCGGGTGCCCGATCAAAAGCGCAAGGGTCCGCGCTATACGCCGCTTTCCAAGCGTCAGGACCGCCCAAATGCCATCCTGTGGCTGGTCCGCAACCATCCTGAGCTGAAGGATGCACAGGTTTCCCGCCTGGTCGGCACTACCAAGGCCACCATCGAGCAGATCCGCGACCGCAAGCACTGGAATGCTGCAAATCTGGTTCCGATGGACCCGGTCATGCTTGGCTTGTGCACCCAGATCGATCTCGACATCGAGGTACAGCGCGCCTCGCGCGGTCGCGATAACGCGGCGCCTGCGGGTGACACGCTGCTTCCCGCCTCGCTGACCGAGCGCCTGACACCGGCAGCGCCCAAGCCTCGCGATGATGACGCCGAACTCGACGCATCCGCCGTATTCGCCAAGCTCTCTTCGCTGAAGTCGAAAGACCCTGAGCCCGACGACGAATAGAGCGGTCTTCTCCGCTCTGTTTCCACCCGTTCACGCAGCCGATAGCAGTTCGCTCAACACCATATCCTTGTAGATCGCAACGAGGCTTGCACCTTCTTCGCGCCCTACCGAGATCGCAAGGCGCATCGTCGATTCGCCGAGCGACATTGCCAGGAATGCCGCCCGCTCGATCCGCTGAGGATCGGCGGTCGGCCTCACCCGCTTCAGCGTCCTGGCGAGAATCTCGCCATTCGCCCGCCCATAGACAAGGTCAATGTCGTGCAGCTGCTTGTCAGCCTGCGTCGCTGACCAGATGTCACGCATCACAGGCTCATCCAGAAAAAGCTGGTAATAGGTGTCAATCAGACTCCCGAAAGCGTTTCGGAAGCCTGCCTCGTCGTGAACCGGCGCCAGCTCAAGCTCAATGCACTCCCGTCCCGCCATATTGTAACGGTCGGCCAGGGTGCGGATGATCGAGCCCTTGTCTGGGAAATACTGATAGAGCGAGCCAATCGAGACCTCTGCGCGCTCGGCAACCTCACCCATCCGCATGGCATCGCTGCCTTGCTCGGCAATCAGCTCCGAGGCCGCGGCCACCATCCGCTCCACGCGCTCACGGCTGCGCTTCTGGCTTGGCTCCCTGCGAAGCGCAGTCAGCCTTCCCATGTCGCACACTGGTGATCCCGGCACATCAACCACTTCCAGCTCCGTCTGTTCCCCGCTTGACAGCAACAATATGAGGATTTATCACATAACACAAATATGAGCATTACTCACATTTGGGATCTCGCTATGACAACAGGTACAGTTCTCGTTACCGCGGCCACCGGGAAGACCGGACGGCGCATCGTTCAGCGGCTTCAAGATAAGGGTGTTCCGGTGCGATCCGGCTCCCGCCAGGCCACGCCATCTTTCGATTGGGAAGACAAACAAACCTGGCAGCCGGCGCTACAGGGCGTTTCTGCTGCCTATATCGCCTACTATCCAGATTTGACTGCTCCAGGCGCCCCCGAAACCATTGGCGAATTCATCTCGCTCGCTTTGTCCAATGGCGTGAAACGGCTGGTCCTTTTATCAGGACGAGCCGAGCCTAAGGCACAACGATGCGAGGAAATTCTAAAAGCGTCAGGCGCTGACTGGACGATCCTGCGGTGCAGCTGGTTCGACCAGAATTTCAGCGAAAGCTTCCTGCTCGATGCAGTGCTTGCAGGCGAGGTCGCACTCCCCGTTGGCGAGATCCTTGAGCCATTTGTAGATGCGGAAGATATTGCAGAAATCGCCGTCGCCGCTCTAACGGAAGATCATCATAAAAATCGCCTTTATGAGATCACCGGACCAAGGCTCCTGAGCTTTTCAACTGCCATAGCTGAAATTGCCGCGGCAGCAGGCCGCGACATTTCCTACACACAAATAAGCCACGCCGAGTTTAAGGCCATGCTGGAAGAAGGCGGAGTACCCGCCGATATGGTCTTGTTGCTAGAGGAGCTTTTCACAGTGGTCTTGGATGGCCGCAACCAAAGCCTCGCCGACGGCGTGCAGCAAGCATTAGGACGGCCTCCAAGAGATTTTGCAGACTATGCCCGCGAGACAGCGTCAACCGGGGTCTGGAACCAATAATCCAGATTTGGGGCCTCACTATCCCGCTTACGAAGCCGACGAGGTCGGGAACGCCCGGGGCATGTTGGCTCCGGTGCGTTCGCTCATTTCGGCGCGGCGGTAGAAGTCGGCGAGCTGCTTGCCACGCTCCGGCCTGAACGTATCGCCCGGGATGACCGAGGCGATGCGGTCGATACGGAACGTACGGAAGTCGTCGCGCAGTTCGCACCAGGCTATCAGCGTCCACACCTTGCCCCAGAACCACAGGCCGAGCGGCCTGCAATTGCGCATGGAGCCACGCCCGGCTTCGTCTCGGTAATCAATGGCTAGTACTTGACGTTTTTCAATCGCACGCTCGATCACGTCAATAGCGGCCCGTGAGGCATCGTTGACGACATACATCGGCGCATGGATTTCTGTCCTTGCGATCCTGTCTTTTTCAGAGTCAGGCAGCACAGCGCCGATCTTGACCAGCGCTTCTTCCGCCGCCCGCGCCATCGTCACGCCACCAAAGGCCCGCACCATGCGGGCGCCGGCAACCAGAGCGACGATCTCGTCACGCGTGAACATCAGCGGTGGAAGGTCGAAGCCTTCGCGCATCATGTAGCCGACGCCGGCCTCCCCATCGATCGGCACGCCGGTCGATTGAAGGTCGGCGATATCGCGGTAAATCGTCCGCTCGGAAACTTCCAGCCATCCGGCTAGTTTGTGTGCAGTCACCAATCGTCCCCCGCGCAAATGCTGGACGATCTGAAATAATCGGTCGGCGCGTCTCATTGCTGTGTCCCATCCCCTCAACCGGCGGTATCGGCCGCACGGAAGGGGCAGCAAGGAGGCTGCCCCATCTTCTAAGCTTGCCACAGTCCTCCTGACACCATGATGTCAGGAGCCTTGCGCGCAAGGATGGAGATATCAGCGCCATTTCACGCCGCATCCCGTTTCCACCCAACCAATATCCCGTCGCAAATGTTCAGGCAGCGAGCGCATCACGCGCTTTGCACGAATATTCCGCTGGCGGGTGCGCACGGCGTCGACATACCGCCGCGCGGATCGAAAAAGGCCGGTGCTGAAATGGGTCATGACAATGTCTCCTACTGAGAAAACATCGTCGCACACCCCTCCTGCCAGCACTCCGTCAGGAGGGATGCGTATGCGTTCTATTTCTGTTCGGGTACTGCAACTGTATAATTCAACGGCAAGCGGCCACCATCGGCATAGATGGTCTGACCGGTGATGTAGCTTGCATCGTCTGACGCCAGAAACGCAGCAATTGATGCAATCTCCGAAGGGTCGCCAATGCGGCCCATCGGCGTGCGCGACAGGATGCGGTTCTTAGCAGCCGGGTCAGAATTCACGCTGGCCAGCATATCTGTCATGATCGAGCCGGGCCCGATAGCATTCACGCGGATACCATAAGGCGCCAGCGAAAGCGCCATCACCTTGGTCAGCTGGTTGATGCCGCCCTTGGAAACCGAATAGGGCACCTGGTTGGCAATGGCGAAAACCGCATTCACCGAAGACATATTGACGATTGCGCCCGGCTTTTCGCCCTTCTTCACGCGCTCCACCATGTGCCGGGCAACCGCCTGGCCTGCCAGAAATGAGCCTTTGAGATTAACGTTGAGAACACGATCGAAATCGCTCTCCTCGAGATCCAGAAAATCGGCTCCATGCACAATGCCGGCATTGTTCACGAGAATATCAACCGTGCCGAATGCCTTCAGCGCAGCTTCCAGAAGTCCGTCGATTGCCGCACGCTTGGCCACATCCGTCTCGACGAAATGCACCTCACCGGCGCCCTCCAGCTGCTTTACTGCTTTTTCCCCGCGCGCGCGGTCAAAATCGCCGATCATGACCTTCGCGCCCTCAGCGAGATAGCGCTCGGCGATGGCATAGCCGATGCCTCCGGCAGCCCCCGTCACAACGGCTGATTTTCCTGCAAGTTTCATAGTCATAGTGCTCCTGTTTGGCGCAGACCCTGCTGTGCCAAATTCCTGCGGTCAAGCGTCAGACACCCATGCCGCGTTGGTTCAGCGCAACTGTTACTTCGTCCAGAATGTCCGGATCATCAATGGTCGCCGGCATTGTCCATTCCTCGCGGTCGGCAATTTTCTGCATGGTGGCGCGCAAAATCTTGCCCGAGCGCGTTTTCGGCAGCCGCTTGACTGTCACCACTGTCTTCATAGCTGCCACAGCCCCAATGCGTTCGCGCACCAGCGCCACCACTTCGCGCTCAATCTCGGCGCTATCGCGGTCAGCCCCTGCATTCAACACCACAAACGCACAAGGCACCTGCCCCTTCAGCGCATCCGCAATGCCCACCACCGCACATTCGGCAACATCGGGATGTTCCGCCAGCACCTCTTCCATCGCACCCGTTGAAAGCCTGTGCCCGGCAACGTTGATGATGTCATCGGTGCGCGCCATAACGAAAAGATAGCCGTCATTATCGATATAGCCGGCGTCTGCGGTTTTATAGTATCCGGGAAATTCGC includes:
- a CDS encoding DUF1013 domain-containing protein — protein: MANALLMPKATAVWLVDNTGLTFEQIAQFCTLHPLEVSAIADGESAQGIKGMDPVMTGQLTRDEIARGEKDATHRLKLSEPKVRVPDQKRKGPRYTPLSKRQDRPNAILWLVRNHPELKDAQVSRLVGTTKATIEQIRDRKHWNAANLVPMDPVMLGLCTQIDLDIEVQRASRGRDNAAPAGDTLLPASLTERLTPAAPKPRDDDAELDASAVFAKLSSLKSKDPEPDDE
- a CDS encoding TetR family transcriptional regulator — translated: MGRLTALRREPSQKRSRERVERMVAAASELIAEQGSDAMRMGEVAERAEVSIGSLYQYFPDKGSIIRTLADRYNMAGRECIELELAPVHDEAGFRNAFGSLIDTYYQLFLDEPVMRDIWSATQADKQLHDIDLVYGRANGEILARTLKRVRPTADPQRIERAAFLAMSLGESTMRLAISVGREEGASLVAIYKDMVLSELLSAA
- a CDS encoding NAD(P)H-binding protein; protein product: MTTGTVLVTAATGKTGRRIVQRLQDKGVPVRSGSRQATPSFDWEDKQTWQPALQGVSAAYIAYYPDLTAPGAPETIGEFISLALSNGVKRLVLLSGRAEPKAQRCEEILKASGADWTILRCSWFDQNFSESFLLDAVLAGEVALPVGEILEPFVDAEDIAEIAVAALTEDHHKNRLYEITGPRLLSFSTAIAEIAAAAGRDISYTQISHAEFKAMLEEGGVPADMVLLLEELFTVVLDGRNQSLADGVQQALGRPPRDFADYARETASTGVWNQ
- a CDS encoding helix-turn-helix transcriptional regulator, which gives rise to MRRADRLFQIVQHLRGGRLVTAHKLAGWLEVSERTIYRDIADLQSTGVPIDGEAGVGYMMREGFDLPPLMFTRDEIVALVAGARMVRAFGGVTMARAAEEALVKIGAVLPDSEKDRIARTEIHAPMYVVNDASRAAIDVIERAIEKRQVLAIDYRDEAGRGSMRNCRPLGLWFWGKVWTLIAWCELRDDFRTFRIDRIASVIPGDTFRPERGKQLADFYRRAEMSERTGANMPRAFPTSSAS
- a CDS encoding SDR family NAD(P)-dependent oxidoreductase encodes the protein MKLAGKSAVVTGAAGGIGYAIAERYLAEGAKVMIGDFDRARGEKAVKQLEGAGEVHFVETDVAKRAAIDGLLEAALKAFGTVDILVNNAGIVHGADFLDLEESDFDRVLNVNLKGSFLAGQAVARHMVERVKKGEKPGAIVNMSSVNAVFAIANQVPYSVSKGGINQLTKVMALSLAPYGIRVNAIGPGSIMTDMLASVNSDPAAKNRILSRTPMGRIGDPSEIASIAAFLASDDASYITGQTIYADGGRLPLNYTVAVPEQK